A single window of Achromobacter xylosoxidans DNA harbors:
- a CDS encoding PAAR domain-containing protein: MAQRSVIRKGDRTSHGGVVVTGDESVQIFGQPMARVGDRVTCPKCAGQHTIVEGVQSVSSDRRTALEGMKTSCGATLIASQQFYQLEHGGGDGAGGGVNDAPQALQAGAPAALAAVVPVAADEAPQQCAQVQDTLKLTEAMFDAKRAPVRLTGPSAYKPPAALARAGDDKLVMYEAWPAGQRVPVVLEPRKPLWTGDLLQRSPHEISERLTEEPQPQPEQVAKSLGVAPKALLQGRDLQITIAKGMSVDDSVKRLDAQWVKGPPWADPTREVHTVGETMFSRITLYSMPGEQAVIDHAVLHELAHSYANNARVDMKAWGAAAKSDGNFPSDYAKAGPPEDFAEFVVMAIATQGTPCENYARSIYPARYRQLDAMDLLEKSPAAQAA, encoded by the coding sequence ATGGCGCAGCGATCCGTAATACGCAAGGGTGACCGCACCTCGCATGGCGGCGTGGTGGTCACCGGAGACGAGTCCGTGCAGATCTTTGGCCAGCCCATGGCGCGCGTCGGCGACCGCGTCACCTGCCCCAAGTGCGCCGGCCAGCACACCATCGTCGAAGGCGTGCAAAGCGTCAGTTCCGATCGCCGCACCGCGCTGGAAGGCATGAAGACCTCCTGCGGCGCCACCCTCATCGCCAGCCAGCAGTTCTACCAGTTGGAGCACGGCGGCGGCGATGGCGCCGGTGGCGGCGTGAACGATGCGCCGCAGGCGCTGCAGGCCGGCGCGCCGGCGGCACTGGCCGCGGTGGTGCCGGTGGCGGCCGACGAGGCGCCGCAGCAATGCGCCCAGGTCCAGGACACCCTCAAGCTCACCGAAGCCATGTTCGACGCCAAGCGCGCCCCGGTCAGGCTGACCGGACCGTCGGCCTACAAGCCGCCGGCCGCGCTGGCGCGCGCGGGCGATGACAAACTGGTCATGTATGAAGCCTGGCCGGCCGGCCAGCGCGTGCCCGTGGTGCTGGAACCGCGCAAGCCGCTGTGGACCGGCGACCTGCTGCAGCGCTCGCCCCACGAGATCAGCGAACGCCTGACCGAGGAACCGCAGCCGCAGCCCGAGCAGGTCGCCAAGAGCCTGGGCGTGGCGCCCAAGGCGCTGCTGCAGGGGCGCGACCTGCAGATCACCATCGCCAAGGGCATGTCGGTGGACGACAGCGTCAAGCGGCTCGACGCGCAATGGGTGAAAGGCCCGCCCTGGGCCGATCCCACCCGCGAGGTCCACACCGTGGGCGAGACGATGTTCTCGCGCATCACGCTCTACAGCATGCCGGGCGAGCAGGCCGTGATCGACCACGCCGTGCTGCACGAGCTGGCCCACAGCTACGCCAACAACGCCCGTGTCGACATGAAGGCCTGGGGCGCCGCGGCCAAATCGGATGGCAATTTCCCGTCGGACTACGCCAAGGCCGGCCCACCCGAGGATTTCGCCGAATTCGTGGTGATGGCCATCGCCACCCAGGGCACGCCTTGCGAGAACTACGCCCGCTCGATCTACCCGGCCCGTTACCGGCAGTTGGACGCGATGGACCTGCTGGAGAAAAGCCCCGCCGCCCAGGCCGCATGA
- a CDS encoding ParD-like family protein → MGIVKISEQMHENLRVASSALSRSINSQAEHWMRIGMLSELYPELRHADICQLLIRIEQAEGFSIAALSQGQASTGQQEAA, encoded by the coding sequence ATGGGTATCGTCAAGATTTCCGAGCAGATGCACGAGAACCTGCGCGTGGCCAGCAGCGCGCTGAGCCGCTCGATCAACTCGCAGGCCGAACACTGGATGCGCATCGGCATGCTGTCCGAGCTCTACCCCGAGCTGCGCCACGCCGACATCTGCCAGCTGCTGATCCGCATCGAGCAGGCGGAAGGGTTCAGCATCGCCGCCCTGTCCCAGGGACAGGCGTCCACCGGCCAGCAGGAGGCCGCGTAA
- the map gene encoding type I methionyl aminopeptidase yields MARKVSIKSAADIAMARQAGALAAQVLHMIAEHVRPGVTTDELDRICHDYIVNVQKAIPANVGYHGFPKTVCASVNHVICHGIPSAKVLKNGDILNIDVAVIKDGWYGDTSRMYYVGQPSPLARRLVNTTYEAMRAGIMAVKPGATLGDIGHAIQTVAHREHFSIVREYCGHGIGQIYHDEPQVLHYGRPGEGLVLQPGMMFTIEPMINAGKPQTKQLPDGWTVVTKDRSLSAQWEHMVVVTDTGYEVLTSWPDGFGDYPPIP; encoded by the coding sequence ATGGCGCGCAAGGTCTCCATCAAGTCCGCCGCCGACATCGCCATGGCCCGCCAGGCCGGCGCCCTGGCGGCGCAGGTGCTGCACATGATCGCCGAGCACGTGCGCCCCGGCGTCACCACCGACGAACTCGACCGCATCTGCCACGACTACATCGTCAATGTGCAGAAGGCGATTCCGGCCAACGTCGGCTACCACGGCTTTCCCAAGACCGTCTGCGCCTCGGTCAATCATGTCATCTGCCACGGCATCCCGTCGGCCAAGGTGCTCAAGAACGGCGACATCCTCAATATCGACGTGGCCGTCATCAAGGACGGCTGGTACGGCGACACCAGCCGCATGTACTACGTCGGCCAGCCCAGCCCGCTGGCGCGGCGCCTGGTGAACACCACCTACGAGGCGATGCGCGCCGGCATCATGGCGGTCAAGCCCGGCGCCACGCTGGGCGACATCGGCCATGCCATCCAGACGGTGGCGCACCGCGAGCACTTCAGCATCGTGCGCGAATACTGTGGCCACGGCATTGGCCAGATCTACCACGACGAACCGCAGGTGCTGCACTATGGCCGTCCCGGCGAAGGCCTGGTGCTGCAGCCGGGCATGATGTTCACCATCGAACCCATGATCAACGCCGGCAAGCCGCAGACCAAGCAGTTGCCCGATGGCTGGACCGTGGTCACCAAGGACCGTTCGCTGTCGGCGCAGTGGGAACACATGGTGGTCGTCACCGACACCGGCTACGAGGTCCTGACGTCCTGGCCGGACGGCTTCGGCGACTATCCGCCGATCCCCTGA
- a CDS encoding MFS transporter — protein MSALPPAFRRLASSNLAAQFSEQIALAAAPLVAVLALGATAAQTGYLQTAQTLPFLLLSLPAGVLADRLPRRTLMTSAECVRAASLLALLALLALGGLNLGWLAALGFLGAVGTVAYNVAAPALVPTLVPAPALGQANRWLELARSAAFSAGPALGGALVGGIGAAAAYGLATLLSLLAAGLLAGLPPQAPRAAARRHLWHELRDGAAFVTGHPLLRPVLVTAVFFNLAWFVLQAVYVVYAVERLGLGAAGVGVTLGVYGAGMLAGALAAPWLAGRLSFGALIAAGPLCALAASLILLSTLAQPSGLWAAAGFFLFGAGPILWTIATTTLRQAITPNALLGRVSAVILTATFGARPLGALIGAALASRLGLEACLWVSSAGFAAQFAVLAASPVPRLRSQPEPVTG, from the coding sequence ATGTCCGCCCTGCCCCCGGCCTTCCGCCGGCTCGCCAGTTCCAACCTGGCCGCCCAATTCTCCGAACAGATCGCCCTGGCCGCCGCGCCGCTGGTGGCCGTGCTGGCGCTGGGCGCCACGGCCGCCCAGACCGGCTACCTGCAGACGGCGCAGACCCTGCCGTTCCTGCTGCTGTCGCTGCCCGCCGGCGTGCTGGCCGACCGCCTGCCGCGCCGCACCCTGATGACCAGCGCCGAATGCGTGCGCGCCGCCAGCCTGCTGGCCCTGCTGGCGTTGCTGGCGCTGGGCGGCCTGAACCTGGGCTGGCTGGCGGCGCTGGGCTTCCTGGGCGCGGTGGGCACCGTGGCCTACAACGTCGCCGCGCCGGCGCTGGTGCCGACGCTGGTGCCCGCCCCCGCCCTGGGCCAGGCCAACCGCTGGCTGGAACTGGCGCGCAGCGCGGCCTTTTCCGCCGGGCCGGCGCTGGGCGGCGCGCTGGTCGGCGGCATCGGCGCGGCCGCGGCCTACGGCCTGGCGACGCTGCTGTCGCTGCTGGCCGCGGGCCTGCTGGCCGGCCTGCCGCCGCAAGCGCCGCGCGCCGCCGCGCGGCGCCACCTGTGGCATGAATTGCGCGATGGCGCGGCCTTCGTGACAGGCCACCCGCTGCTGCGGCCGGTGCTGGTCACGGCGGTGTTCTTCAACCTCGCCTGGTTCGTGCTGCAGGCGGTCTATGTGGTGTACGCGGTGGAACGGCTGGGACTGGGCGCGGCCGGGGTCGGCGTCACGCTGGGGGTGTACGGCGCGGGCATGCTGGCCGGCGCGCTGGCGGCACCCTGGCTGGCCGGACGGCTGTCGTTCGGCGCCCTGATCGCGGCCGGCCCGCTGTGCGCGCTGGCGGCCAGCCTGATCCTGCTGTCGACGCTGGCCCAGCCGTCTGGCCTGTGGGCCGCGGCGGGCTTCTTCCTGTTCGGCGCCGGGCCGATATTGTGGACCATCGCCACCACCACGCTGCGCCAGGCCATCACGCCCAATGCGCTGCTGGGGCGGGTGTCCGCCGTGATCCTCACCGCCACCTTCGGCGCGCGGCCGCTGGGCGCGCTGATCGGCGCGGCCTTGGCTTCGCGCCTGGGGCTGGAGGCCTGCCTGTGGGTGTCGAGCGCCGGCTTCGCGGCGCAGTTCGCGGTGCTGGCGGCCTCGCCGGTGCCGCGGCTGCGAAGCCAGCCGGAGCCGGTGACGGGCTGA
- a CDS encoding glutathione S-transferase family protein, whose translation MLNILGKATSINVRKVLWTCVELDLPFAREDWGSGFRATSEPAFLALNPNAMVPVLRDGDFVLWESNSIIRYLANQYGGARNPDLYPAEARRRAGVDQWLDWQASDLNRSWSYAFMALARQSPAHQDAAAIAASSREWGRFMGILERRLRETGAYVAGEAFTLADVAVGLSVNRWFQTPLDDALRPDLPALAAYYDRLAERPGYREHGRNGTV comes from the coding sequence ATGCTGAACATTCTCGGAAAAGCTACTTCCATCAACGTCCGCAAAGTGCTGTGGACCTGCGTCGAACTGGATCTGCCATTCGCGCGCGAGGACTGGGGCTCGGGCTTTCGCGCCACCAGCGAACCCGCCTTCCTGGCGTTGAATCCGAACGCCATGGTGCCGGTGCTGCGAGACGGCGATTTCGTGCTGTGGGAGTCCAACAGCATCATCCGCTACCTTGCCAACCAGTACGGTGGCGCGCGCAATCCGGACCTGTATCCGGCCGAGGCGCGCCGCCGCGCCGGAGTCGACCAATGGCTGGACTGGCAGGCGAGCGACCTGAACCGTTCGTGGAGCTATGCCTTCATGGCGCTGGCGCGGCAGTCGCCCGCGCACCAGGACGCGGCCGCCATCGCGGCATCCAGCCGCGAGTGGGGGCGTTTCATGGGGATACTGGAACGGCGCCTGCGCGAAACCGGCGCCTATGTGGCCGGCGAGGCGTTCACGCTGGCCGACGTCGCCGTCGGCCTGTCGGTGAACCGGTGGTTCCAGACGCCGCTGGACGATGCGCTGCGACCCGACCTGCCGGCGCTGGCCGCCTATTACGACCGGTTGGCCGAGCGGCCGGGCTACCGCGAGCACGGCCGCAACGGCACCGTGTAG
- the sodC gene encoding superoxide dismutase family protein → MKKFSILVATLALAGGSAVAQAESVTMSFLNDDGSVGKSAGTVALEQTKEGLKFTPDLKGLPPGEHGFHVHEKGSCESTTVDGKVMPGGAAGGHLDPQNTKAHKGPLATDGHLGDLPFITVAADGSAKTAVVAPRLKLADVKQRALMIHVGADNYSDTPKPLGGGGGRMTCGVIK, encoded by the coding sequence ATGAAGAAATTCTCGATTCTCGTTGCAACGCTGGCGCTGGCCGGCGGCTCGGCTGTTGCCCAGGCCGAGAGCGTCACGATGTCATTCCTGAACGACGACGGCTCCGTGGGCAAGAGCGCCGGTACCGTCGCGCTGGAGCAGACCAAGGAAGGCCTGAAGTTCACGCCCGACCTCAAAGGGCTGCCGCCCGGCGAGCACGGCTTCCACGTGCATGAAAAAGGCTCGTGCGAATCGACCACAGTCGACGGCAAGGTGATGCCGGGCGGCGCCGCGGGCGGTCACCTCGATCCGCAAAACACCAAGGCCCACAAGGGCCCGCTGGCCACCGATGGCCATCTGGGCGACCTGCCGTTCATCACCGTGGCGGCCGACGGCTCCGCCAAGACCGCCGTGGTGGCGCCGCGCCTGAAGCTGGCCGACGTCAAGCAGCGCGCCCTGATGATCCACGTGGGCGCCGACAACTACAGCGATACCCCCAAGCCGCTGGGCGGCGGAGGCGGCCGCATGACCTGCGGCGTGATCAAGTAA
- a CDS encoding DUF445 domain-containing protein, which translates to MKIAALALLVAMISGFITSHLMGGQGAWAWVRAFCEAATVGALADWFAVVALFRRPMGLPIPHTAIIPSNKDRIGDNLAVFVRDHFLDPDTLMDKLRGFDPAARLSRWLARPKQAHALSDGARRVALQTLDLLDDHAVRGVIQEFVVKNLRRWDAAGTAGEVLGLLTRDGRHQELLDAAMERLGGYLGDEDVKERASALLVKFARKEWPRIIKAVDVIASVEGIADNLADRLARALVQELRDVLSEPDHPVRRDYEAWVLDYIARLRADPALAAQVEAMKQRAIDHPKVQEYVQGLWDDIHAALRRDLSDEHSALSAHLESALLALARKLGEDADLREAVNSHVLGAARRLTGRLRIGVTEHISRTVKLWDERHLVDELELSVGRDLQYIRFNGTLVGGLIGVLLHAAVLLATG; encoded by the coding sequence ATGAAGATCGCCGCGCTGGCCCTGCTGGTGGCCATGATCAGCGGTTTCATCACCAGCCATCTGATGGGCGGGCAGGGCGCCTGGGCCTGGGTACGGGCTTTCTGCGAGGCCGCCACGGTTGGGGCGCTGGCGGACTGGTTCGCGGTGGTGGCGCTGTTTCGCCGGCCGATGGGGCTGCCCATTCCGCATACCGCCATCATCCCCAGCAACAAGGATCGCATCGGCGACAACCTGGCGGTGTTCGTGCGCGACCACTTCCTCGATCCGGACACCTTGATGGACAAGCTGCGCGGCTTCGACCCGGCCGCGCGCCTGTCGCGCTGGCTGGCGCGGCCAAAGCAGGCGCATGCGCTCAGCGACGGCGCGCGGCGGGTGGCGTTGCAGACACTGGACCTGCTGGACGACCACGCCGTGCGCGGGGTGATCCAGGAATTCGTGGTGAAGAACCTGCGGCGCTGGGACGCGGCCGGCACCGCTGGCGAGGTGCTGGGCCTGCTGACCCGCGACGGCCGCCACCAGGAATTGCTGGACGCCGCCATGGAGCGGCTGGGCGGCTACCTGGGCGACGAGGACGTCAAGGAGCGCGCTTCGGCGCTGCTGGTCAAGTTCGCGCGCAAGGAATGGCCGCGCATCATCAAGGCGGTGGACGTCATCGCCTCGGTCGAGGGCATCGCCGACAACCTGGCCGACCGGCTGGCGCGCGCGCTGGTGCAGGAACTGCGCGACGTGCTGTCGGAGCCGGACCATCCGGTGCGGCGCGACTACGAGGCCTGGGTGCTGGACTACATCGCGCGCCTGCGCGCCGACCCGGCGCTGGCCGCCCAGGTGGAAGCCATGAAGCAGCGCGCCATCGACCACCCCAAGGTGCAGGAATACGTGCAGGGCCTGTGGGACGACATCCACGCCGCGCTGCGGCGCGACCTGAGCGACGAGCATTCGGCGCTGTCCGCGCACCTGGAAAGCGCCTTGCTGGCGCTGGCGCGCAAGCTGGGCGAAGACGCGGACCTGCGCGAGGCCGTCAACAGCCATGTGCTGGGCGCGGCGCGGCGCCTGACCGGACGGCTGCGCATCGGTGTCACCGAGCACATTTCGCGCACCGTCAAGCTGTGGGACGAGCGCCATCTGGTCGACGAACTGGAGCTGAGCGTGGGGCGCGACCTGCAATACATCCGCTTCAACGGCACGCTGGTGGGCGGCCTGATCGGCGTGCTGCTGCACGCGGCGGTGCTGCTGGCGACGGGCTAG